The following are encoded together in the Microbacterium hatanonis genome:
- a CDS encoding SipW-dependent-type signal peptide-containing protein has protein sequence MARRMRSKRAGDDMEIQEQRRATRRKIFAITAGAAVLGLGVSATLAAWTDTEWVFGGNGAGGPGIGTSTFEVQQNTVPPFADATWTDEEENPGGEIVFGIAALALSPGDAVYAPVALRTTVASVAGDVELQPAVPAAGVTVTDPDDLLLAALAVRVVTDDAPFTCDATAFSGAPGAPALIADGPLLTSGGSAAQSLLAAADSTQYYCFEVSLPDPFVPAAGSTVEDYMGLTGAPAWQFAATS, from the coding sequence ATGGCCCGCCGGATGCGCAGCAAACGAGCGGGAGACGACATGGAAATACAGGAGCAGCGTCGAGCGACGCGACGGAAGATCTTCGCGATCACGGCCGGCGCCGCCGTGCTCGGTCTCGGGGTCTCAGCAACACTGGCAGCCTGGACCGACACCGAGTGGGTCTTCGGCGGTAACGGTGCGGGCGGTCCCGGGATCGGTACCTCGACGTTCGAGGTCCAGCAGAACACCGTGCCGCCTTTCGCGGACGCGACCTGGACCGACGAGGAGGAGAATCCCGGCGGGGAGATCGTCTTCGGCATCGCCGCGCTGGCGCTCTCGCCCGGTGACGCGGTCTACGCGCCGGTGGCGTTGCGCACGACGGTCGCATCGGTCGCCGGTGACGTGGAGCTTCAGCCCGCGGTCCCCGCAGCCGGCGTGACCGTGACGGACCCCGACGACCTCCTCCTCGCTGCCCTCGCCGTCCGCGTCGTCACCGACGACGCCCCCTTCACGTGCGACGCCACCGCCTTCAGCGGTGCACCGGGTGCGCCCGCGCTGATCGCCGACGGGCCGCTGCTCACCTCCGGCGGCTCGGCGGCGCAGTCGCTTCTCGCCGCGGCCGACTCGACGCAGTACTACTGCTTCGAGGTCTCGCTGCCCGATCCCTTCGTCCCCGCGGCCGGTTCGACCGTCGAGGACTATATGGGTCTCACCGGCGCTCCGGCGTGGCAGTTCGCCGCGACGTCCTGA
- a CDS encoding signal peptidase I, protein MPSPTEAPARGPAHQARVRGPVAAHAAADVRRRGAVRDGVITVLGVVGILTIVWLAASAALGLSIIVFVTGSMSPSLPTGSAAVVREVPASELAVGDVVTVPRPNSPAPVTHRIVAIDDVPGNVDARSLVLRGDANTIDDPDPYVVEDVRRVVVGAPGAGWVVIAAKTPAAMAGITLVVAGAIAWALWPASSPRRAREK, encoded by the coding sequence ATGCCCTCTCCCACCGAGGCGCCGGCCCGCGGACCCGCCCACCAGGCGCGGGTCCGCGGGCCGGTCGCGGCGCACGCGGCGGCGGACGTGCGCCGAAGAGGCGCCGTTCGGGATGGCGTCATCACGGTGCTCGGTGTCGTCGGAATCCTCACGATCGTGTGGCTCGCCGCATCGGCCGCGCTCGGGCTGTCGATCATCGTCTTCGTGACGGGATCGATGAGCCCGTCCCTGCCGACGGGGTCGGCCGCCGTGGTGCGGGAGGTGCCGGCGTCCGAGCTCGCGGTGGGGGACGTCGTCACGGTGCCGCGACCGAACTCCCCGGCGCCGGTCACCCACCGGATCGTGGCGATCGACGACGTCCCCGGGAACGTCGACGCCCGCAGCCTCGTACTCCGAGGCGACGCGAACACGATCGACGATCCCGACCCCTACGTCGTCGAGGACGTCCGTCGTGTCGTCGTCGGTGCCCCGGGAGCGGGCTGGGTGGTGATCGCGGCGAAGACCCCGGCCGCGATGGCGGGGATCACTCTCGTCGTCGCCGGTGCGATCGCGTGGGCACTGTGGCCGGCCTCGTCGCCCCGCCGCGCGCGCGAGAAGTAG